GACGGCATGGGCGCATGCGGCGACGATTGCCGGGCTCTTTGTCGCCGTCGGCGCGCCATTTGCCGGCGCGCTTTCGGATTCGGCCGGGCGCAACAAGCGTTTCATCGGAACGATGGCCGTCGTCCAGGCGGCAAGCCTCGCCCTCTTATGGTTTGCCGTGCCCGGAACCGGCTATGTCTGGCCGGCGGCGCTGATCATCGCGGCGACGGTGATGGCCGAGCTCTCGGTGGTCTTCAACGATGCCATGCTGCCACATCTGGTCCGGCCCGCGCGGATGAACCGGGTTTCCAACGAGGCCTGGGGGCTTGGCTATCTCGGCGGCATGATCTTCCTGATTACCGTGGTGCTGTTTCTTTCCGCCGATCCCGAGAGCGGGTTGACCATGCTCGGCCTGCCGCCGCTCTTCGGGCTTGATCCAGAGACCGGTTCTGCGGCAAGGCTGACAGGTCCGCTTGCAGCCGGCTGGTATTTCCTTTTCCTCGTGCCGTTCTTCATCTTCACGCCCGACCGCCCGCCACTGAAGCCTGCCGGACGTGCCATTGTCGACGGGGTGAAAGACCTCAAGGCGTCGCTTGTCGCGCTCAAGGGCCGACCGGTGCTGATCCGCTTTCTCGTTGCCCGCATGCTCTACATGGACGGCGTCAACGGCATTCTCATCCTCGGCGGCGCGTTCGCGGCGGGCATGTTCGGGTGGAAGACCATGGAGATCGGCATTTTCGGCATCATCCTCAATATCGCGGCGATCTTCGGCTGTTTTCTGGCCCCGCGTCTCGGGCGCGGCGTCTCGGCGGGCGGCGTGGTGCTCGTGGCGCTCCTGATGCTGGTGGCGGCGACGCTCGGCATCGTCTCGACCACGGAGGAGGCGACGCTCTTCGGATTGTTGCAATTCGGGTCGGCGACAGGGAGCGGGCTTTTCGCTGCCGGCGCGGAGAAGGCGTTTCTCGCCTACGGGCTGGTGATCGGCCTTGCCTTCGGGCCGGTGCAGGCGGGCTCGCGGGCCTTTCTGGCAACGCGTGTTTCTCCGGAAGAGGCGGGACGTTTCTTCGGCCTGTTTTCGCTGACCGGTCGGATGACGAGTTTCATGGCAACCGGCGCCTTTGCGTTGCTGACCGGCTGGACCGGCTCGCCCAATATCGGCATGGCGAGCCTGCTCGTCTTTCTCATCGCCGGCCTCGTCCTGTTCGTGCCGGCGATGGGAAGCGCCGAGCGGCGGCAATAATCGCCGCCGCATAATCACGCGTTTCTTCAGCATCGGCCCGAAAATCGGAATTGATTTTCGGAAAGCACGATGTGTAGATTCAATAAGTTAGAGCGTCCTTTGTGCATCCGAATGGATGCACGGCGCTCTAGTGGCGGAAGGTGCGGGTGCCGGTGAACACCATGGCCACGCCGTTCGCATTGGCCGCATCGATCACCTCCTGGTCGCGGATCGAGCCGCCGGGCTGGATCACGGCCGTCGCGCCGGCGGCAACAGCGGACAGAAGACCGTCGGCAAAGGGGAAGAAGGCTTCCGAGGCAACGGCGGAGCCGCGCGTCATCGGTTCCGGCCAGCCGGCAGCCTTCGCCGCGTCCTCGGCCTTCAGCGCGGCGATGCGGGCCGAGTCGATGCGGCTCATCTGGCCGGCGCCGATGCCCGCCGTCTGGCCGTCCCTGACGTAGACGATGGCGTTCGACTTCACATGCTTGGCAATGGCGAAGGCCATCTTCAGGTCTTCCAGTTCCCGCTCGTTCGGCGCGCGTTCCGTGACCACCTTCAGTTCGATCTCGTCGATCATCGCGGTGTCGCGGCCCTGCACCAGGAAGCCGCCGGCTACCGTCTTGAAATTGAGGCCCCTTGCGCGCGGATCGGGCAGGCCGCCGGTGGTGAGCAGGCGCAGGTTTTTCTTCGCAGCGATGATCGCCCTGGCTTCCTCGTCAGCCTCAGGCGCGATGATGACCTCGGTGAAGAGCTTGACGATTTCGCTCGCCGTCTGGCCGTCGAGGGTCTGGTTCAGCGCGACGATGCCGCCGAAGGCCGACTGGTTGTCGCAGGCGAGCGCGCGGCGATAGGCTTCCAGCAGCGTGTCCGCGCGGGCGACGCCGCAGGGATTGGCATGCTTGATGATGGCGCAGGCCGGCGAAATCTCCGGCGAGAATTCCGCGACCAGCTCGAAGGCGGCGTCGGTATCGTTGATATTGTTGTAGGAAAGCTGCTTGCCCTGGTGCTGGACCGCATTGGCAACGCCCGGCCGCTTGTCGCCGGTGACATAGAAGGCGGCGGCCTGGTGCGGGTTCTCGCCATAGCGCATTTCCTGACGCAGCGTGCCGCCGAGCGTCAGGTGACGCGGATTCTCGATGGCGAGCGCCTCGGCAAACCAGCCGGAGATCGCTGCGTCATAGGCGGCCGTACGGGCATAGGCGCGGGCGGCAAGCTGCTGACGCAGCGCATAGGGCAGGGTGCCGTTGCCGGCCTCCAGCGCCTCGGTGATCGCGCCATAATCTTCCGGATCGGTGGCGACGGCGACATAGGCATGGTTCTTGGCCGCTGCGCGGATCATAGCCGGGCCGCCGATATCGATGTTCTCGACCGTGGTCGGATAGTCGCCGCCGGCCGCGCGGACGTCCTCGAAGGGGTAGAGGTTGATGACGGCAAGGTCGATGCCGTCAATGCCGTGCTCGCGCATGGCCGCCTGATGGTCCTCATCGTCGCGAATGGCCAGAAGCCCGCCGTGAACCTTCGGATGCAACGTCTTCACCCGTCCGTCCATGATCTCCGGAAACCCGGTGA
This window of the Martelella lutilitoris genome carries:
- the purH gene encoding bifunctional phosphoribosylaminoimidazolecarboxamide formyltransferase/IMP cyclohydrolase; amino-acid sequence: MAVASKKIPAPDLVEIRTALLSVSDKSGIVEFASALAARGVRLLSTGGTHKALAEAGLQVTDVSAITGFPEIMDGRVKTLHPKVHGGLLAIRDDEDHQAAMREHGIDGIDLAVINLYPFEDVRAAGGDYPTTVENIDIGGPAMIRAAAKNHAYVAVATDPEDYGAITEALEAGNGTLPYALRQQLAARAYARTAAYDAAISGWFAEALAIENPRHLTLGGTLRQEMRYGENPHQAAAFYVTGDKRPGVANAVQHQGKQLSYNNINDTDAAFELVAEFSPEISPACAIIKHANPCGVARADTLLEAYRRALACDNQSAFGGIVALNQTLDGQTASEIVKLFTEVIIAPEADEEARAIIAAKKNLRLLTTGGLPDPRARGLNFKTVAGGFLVQGRDTAMIDEIELKVVTERAPNERELEDLKMAFAIAKHVKSNAIVYVRDGQTAGIGAGQMSRIDSARIAALKAEDAAKAAGWPEPMTRGSAVASEAFFPFADGLLSAVAAGATAVIQPGGSIRDQEVIDAANANGVAMVFTGTRTFRH
- a CDS encoding MFS transporter, producing the protein MLFDWAAQPFFTVIITFIFGPYFVSELGSNPVAGQTAWAHAATIAGLFVAVGAPFAGALSDSAGRNKRFIGTMAVVQAASLALLWFAVPGTGYVWPAALIIAATVMAELSVVFNDAMLPHLVRPARMNRVSNEAWGLGYLGGMIFLITVVLFLSADPESGLTMLGLPPLFGLDPETGSAARLTGPLAAGWYFLFLVPFFIFTPDRPPLKPAGRAIVDGVKDLKASLVALKGRPVLIRFLVARMLYMDGVNGILILGGAFAAGMFGWKTMEIGIFGIILNIAAIFGCFLAPRLGRGVSAGGVVLVALLMLVAATLGIVSTTEEATLFGLLQFGSATGSGLFAAGAEKAFLAYGLVIGLAFGPVQAGSRAFLATRVSPEEAGRFFGLFSLTGRMTSFMATGAFALLTGWTGSPNIGMASLLVFLIAGLVLFVPAMGSAERRQ